The following proteins come from a genomic window of Companilactobacillus pabuli:
- a CDS encoding folate family ECF transporter S component, with protein MNSRSTVISVQEVTWMALLIAMQMVLSKLSVGSNTLKVGFSFIAIGLLGYYFGPVKAAMANVLADVISNVVMPSSGGFFLGFTFSALVAGAIYGYMLYNHKVTVWRSLVTVLLITVVVNTGLNTIWIHMMTNVPYSALLITRLPKEAFSLVYQTGLLYIVLKWIDNSKFNKIGQ; from the coding sequence ATGAACAGTAGAAGTACAGTAATAAGCGTGCAAGAAGTCACTTGGATGGCATTGTTGATCGCAATGCAGATGGTGTTATCAAAGCTTTCCGTCGGGAGCAACACCTTGAAAGTCGGCTTTAGTTTCATTGCAATAGGATTATTAGGTTATTATTTTGGACCAGTGAAAGCTGCCATGGCAAACGTTTTAGCTGATGTTATCAGTAACGTTGTAATGCCATCGAGTGGTGGATTCTTCCTAGGATTCACTTTCTCAGCTTTAGTCGCTGGCGCAATTTATGGTTACATGCTTTACAACCATAAAGTAACAGTTTGGAGAAGTTTAGTAACAGTGCTTTTGATTACAGTAGTTGTCAATACTGGATTGAACACGATATGGATTCACATGATGACAAACGTTCCATATTCAGCATTGTTGATTACCAGACTACCAAAGGAAGCATTCAGTTTGGTTTACCAGACAGGGCTTTTGTATATCGTCCTTAAGTGGATTGATAATTCGAAATTTAATAAAATCGGCCAATAA
- the cas9 gene encoding type II CRISPR RNA-guided endonuclease Cas9 (Cas9, originally named Csn1, is the large, multifunctional signature protein of type II CRISPR/Cas systems. It is well known even to general audiences because its RNA-guided endonuclease activity has made it a popular tool for custom editing of eukaryotic genomes.) translates to MTDRISLGLDIGVASVGFSVLDIDKGKVIELGARLFNATVAAGNQDRRDMRGSRRLLNRNKQRRKDVSKLFQEYGLLDNFDRDNFHTAFNNNWNPYELRVKGLTKQLNKEELADSLYQIIKRRGISYALKDADANEDGTDYSSSLKINSQELIEKTPAQIQLQRLNDYGKVRGKVIVGDDIDDQKVLLNVFPTNAYEKEARQIIATQQQFYPEILTGEFVKEYCQILTRKRDYFVGPGNEKSRTDYGIYKTDGRTLDNLFEELIGHDKIYPDELRASAASYTAQLFNVLNDLNNLRILSYEDGKLTQIDKEKIIAEIKNNTTVVNMLNVIKKVTGCQKDDIKGFRLNEKDKPEISSMPIYRKAHKDFLKVGIDITDWPIDFIDRLSFILTLNTENGEIRKQINKRLVPDFDFLNDDLVQLIIDNKDSFDIKTNNKWHRFSLKTMNKLIPTMIERPVEQMTLLTEMGLIKKDTKRFEGNKYLPYKEIANDIFNPVASKSVREALKIVNAVLKKYGHIEYIVIEMPRDKNLDEERKQIADFQKKNKKIKDAAFNAFVKAVGSKKNVKIALSKNRKLQMGIRLWHQQQGIDPYNGEEINANDLISNPDKFEIDHIIPQSISFDDGINNKTLCFASMNQVKGQKTPYEFLNEGHGQGYAKFKAIVSKNKNFSKAKRDNYLFEENVSNIETRKRFLSRNLVDTRYSSRVVLNSLQEFFHEKSDDTKVTVIRGKFTSNMRKHWHIDKTRDTFHHHAIDASIIAATPFLRMWKKGSTIFPTKINETSIDIETGEILDDKNFDKVMYEEPYSGFISEIMNADDRIKFSHQVDKKMNRKVSDATIYSTRIGKLSKDKKDAEYVVAKVKDIYSVDGYENFKKVYKKDKTKFLLYKYDPRTFSELEKIVIDYPDKIEKVQTNGKIKAVDISPFELYRRDNGMVRKYSKKTGPAIKQLKYLDKKLGSHIDITPKNANNKHVVLQSLKPWRTDVYLNHETGEYEIMGIKYSDLKFNKNEGYGIKKDKYLKIKNIEGVSENSEFMFSLYRKDRIKVQDMETNESVELLFWSRNFSNKKYAELKPISQIDNDKVLPIYGRGRLIKRLIPKNCKIWKVNTSILGDTYYLEKESNYPQKILD, encoded by the coding sequence ATGACAGACAGGATCAGTTTAGGATTAGATATTGGTGTTGCCTCAGTTGGATTTAGTGTATTAGATATTGATAAAGGAAAGGTGATTGAATTAGGAGCTAGGTTGTTTAATGCGACCGTTGCCGCTGGAAACCAAGATCGTCGTGATATGCGCGGTTCCAGAAGATTATTGAATCGGAATAAACAACGTCGAAAAGACGTAAGTAAATTATTCCAAGAATATGGTTTATTAGACAATTTTGATAGGGATAACTTCCATACAGCATTTAATAATAATTGGAATCCTTATGAATTGCGTGTTAAAGGGTTGACTAAACAATTAAACAAGGAAGAATTAGCCGATAGTTTGTATCAAATTATTAAACGTCGAGGAATCAGCTACGCTTTAAAAGATGCTGATGCAAATGAAGATGGAACTGATTATTCATCAAGTTTAAAAATCAATAGTCAAGAATTAATTGAAAAGACTCCAGCCCAGATTCAATTACAACGTTTGAATGATTACGGCAAGGTTAGGGGTAAAGTGATTGTTGGAGACGATATTGATGACCAAAAAGTATTGCTGAATGTTTTTCCAACGAATGCTTATGAAAAAGAAGCAAGACAAATCATTGCCACTCAGCAACAATTTTATCCAGAGATTTTGACTGGTGAGTTTGTAAAAGAGTACTGTCAGATTTTGACAAGAAAAAGAGATTACTTTGTTGGACCTGGTAATGAGAAGTCTCGAACTGACTATGGGATTTATAAAACCGACGGTCGTACCTTGGATAATTTATTTGAGGAATTAATTGGTCACGATAAAATTTATCCAGATGAGTTAAGAGCTTCGGCGGCATCTTATACTGCACAATTATTCAACGTTTTGAATGATTTGAATAATTTGAGAATTTTGAGTTATGAAGATGGCAAATTAACTCAAATTGATAAAGAAAAGATAATTGCGGAAATTAAAAATAATACGACAGTAGTAAACATGTTGAACGTTATTAAAAAGGTTACAGGTTGTCAAAAGGATGATATTAAAGGATTTCGTCTTAACGAAAAAGATAAGCCTGAAATAAGTTCGATGCCTATATATCGTAAAGCTCATAAAGATTTTCTTAAAGTTGGTATTGATATCACTGATTGGCCGATAGATTTTATTGATCGTTTGAGTTTTATTTTGACGTTGAATACTGAGAATGGAGAAATCAGAAAACAAATTAACAAACGATTAGTTCCTGATTTTGATTTCCTGAATGATGACTTGGTTCAGTTGATTATTGATAATAAAGATAGTTTCGATATCAAGACTAATAACAAGTGGCATCGTTTCTCATTGAAGACTATGAATAAATTAATACCAACAATGATTGAGCGTCCGGTCGAACAAATGACTTTGTTGACGGAAATGGGTTTAATTAAAAAGGATACTAAGCGTTTTGAAGGTAATAAGTATTTGCCTTATAAAGAAATTGCCAATGATATCTTTAATCCAGTTGCTTCTAAATCTGTACGTGAGGCTTTGAAGATTGTTAATGCAGTATTGAAAAAGTACGGCCATATTGAATACATAGTTATTGAAATGCCACGTGATAAGAATTTGGATGAAGAACGAAAGCAAATTGCAGATTTTCAAAAGAAAAATAAAAAGATTAAAGATGCAGCATTCAATGCTTTTGTTAAAGCGGTTGGCAGCAAAAAGAATGTAAAGATTGCTCTTAGTAAAAATCGTAAACTTCAGATGGGAATTCGTCTGTGGCATCAACAACAAGGCATTGACCCCTATAATGGTGAAGAAATTAATGCAAATGATTTAATCAGTAATCCCGATAAATTTGAAATTGATCACATTATTCCACAATCTATTTCTTTTGATGATGGTATCAATAATAAGACATTGTGTTTTGCCTCAATGAATCAAGTTAAAGGACAAAAAACACCATATGAATTTTTGAATGAAGGTCATGGCCAAGGTTATGCTAAATTTAAGGCCATTGTTAGTAAGAATAAGAACTTTAGTAAAGCCAAACGGGATAATTATCTTTTTGAAGAAAATGTTAGTAACATTGAAACTAGAAAAAGATTCTTATCACGTAACTTAGTCGATACAAGATATTCTTCTCGAGTGGTACTTAATAGTTTGCAAGAATTTTTCCATGAAAAATCTGACGATACTAAAGTGACAGTTATTCGGGGTAAGTTCACATCTAATATGCGTAAACATTGGCATATTGATAAAACTCGTGATACGTTCCATCATCATGCTATTGATGCTTCAATTATTGCTGCTACACCATTCTTGAGAATGTGGAAAAAGGGAAGTACGATTTTCCCAACTAAGATCAATGAAACCTCAATTGATATCGAAACTGGCGAGATTTTAGACGATAAGAATTTCGATAAAGTGATGTATGAGGAACCATATAGTGGATTCATTTCCGAAATCATGAATGCTGATGATAGAATTAAATTCTCACATCAAGTTGATAAGAAGATGAATCGAAAAGTTAGTGATGCAACAATCTATTCCACACGAATTGGTAAATTGTCTAAGGATAAAAAAGACGCCGAGTATGTTGTGGCAAAAGTGAAAGATATTTATAGCGTCGATGGATATGAAAATTTCAAAAAAGTCTACAAAAAAGATAAAACTAAATTTTTGTTGTACAAGTATGATCCTAGGACTTTTTCTGAATTAGAGAAGATTGTAATTGACTATCCGGACAAAATTGAAAAAGTACAGACAAATGGCAAAATTAAGGCTGTAGATATTAGTCCGTTTGAGCTGTACCGAAGAGATAATGGGATGGTTAGGAAGTATTCAAAGAAAACTGGGCCAGCTATTAAACAACTTAAGTATCTTGACAAGAAATTAGGCTCACATATTGATATCACACCGAAAAATGCTAATAATAAACATGTTGTTTTACAGTCATTAAAGCCTTGGAGAACAGATGTTTATTTGAATCATGAAACTGGTGAATATGAAATTATGGGAATCAAATACTCTGATCTAAAATTCAATAAGAATGAGGGATACGGGATTAAGAAAGATAAGTATTTAAAAATCAAGAATATTGAAGGCGTATCAGAAAATTCTGAATTTATGTTCAGTCTGTATCGAAAAGATAGAATTAAGGTTCAAGATATGGAAACAAATGAATCAGTGGAATTGTTATTCTGGTCAAGGAATTTCTCTAATAAAAAGTACGCCGAATTAAAACCGATATCTCAAATAGATAATGATAAAGTCTTACCAATCTATGGAAGGGGAAGATTAATAAAAAGATTAATACCAAAAAATTGTAAGATTTGGAAGGTAAATACAAGTATTTTAGGTGATACATATTATCTTGAAAAAGAGTCAAATTATCCACAAAAAATTCTTGATTAA
- the tsaB gene encoding tRNA (adenosine(37)-N6)-threonylcarbamoyltransferase complex dimerization subunit type 1 TsaB, giving the protein MKILAFDTSNKPLSVAVVSDGKVLAQMESTEKKTHSVTLLPDIQACLKKAGLTAQDLDLIAVAKGPGSYTGVRIAVTVAKVLADTLNKKLVGVSSLKLLAANGDKAHILVPLMDARNDNAFAGVYQVNRDDLRNIIEDHHTSMAKLFESLQDYNQDQLEFINATPRLQELIQNQFPKAKIIMSENSLPDASKLAQLAENTKPVENIDDFVPTYLRLTQAEHDWYAKGHKDDGNVSYVEEV; this is encoded by the coding sequence ATGAAAATATTAGCATTTGATACATCTAATAAACCACTTTCTGTCGCTGTAGTTAGTGATGGCAAGGTTTTAGCACAGATGGAATCCACTGAAAAAAAGACACACAGTGTAACACTTTTACCAGATATCCAAGCTTGTCTAAAAAAGGCTGGTTTGACTGCACAAGATTTAGATTTGATTGCAGTGGCTAAAGGTCCAGGCTCATATACAGGGGTAAGAATTGCCGTGACAGTAGCCAAAGTTTTGGCTGATACCTTGAATAAGAAATTAGTTGGAGTTTCCAGCTTGAAATTATTGGCAGCTAACGGGGATAAAGCACACATCCTAGTGCCATTGATGGATGCTAGAAATGACAATGCTTTTGCTGGAGTTTACCAAGTTAATCGGGATGATTTGAGAAATATTATTGAAGATCACCATACTTCAATGGCTAAGTTGTTTGAGTCATTACAAGATTACAATCAAGATCAACTTGAATTTATCAACGCAACGCCAAGATTACAGGAATTAATTCAAAATCAATTTCCCAAAGCAAAAATTATTATGAGTGAAAATTCATTGCCAGATGCATCCAAGTTAGCTCAGTTAGCTGAAAATACAAAACCTGTTGAAAATATCGACGATTTTGTACCAACTTACTTACGTTTAACTCAAGCTGAACACGATTGGTATGCTAAGGGACATAAGGACGACGGCAATGTTTCCTATGTTGAAGAAGTTTAA
- the csn2-St gene encoding CRISPR-associated protein Csn2-St, with product MILNIELENQKFLELNFENEIYITGENRQKIWQVFRSLYYYFNKNPKLTTNVYGENKIEITCDDEAVSIKNTLPFFIHNRESIYQQMLYKKDTLLFDFLNSFENDLEIDRSIEQLNDELLKIEILLQQHLDNYSNNLQSEFLNFSYADLLKAKLFMGYKENGLDYPLEFMDTELLLDEFLNFLKFRLENTGLPVWLILYNLDSFISSKDIESLLIEVKKLVREYDLKLIYLGNDLNNVPLDASEMDNVVISTNEFHQLLPIDELIKSIQLYYPNDLQLSKDEIAHSLKRIFSLIGSTEKVFISNQDLVLLKVMNEILGYETSYDLRTQSLTDAEAKFLED from the coding sequence ATGATTTTAAATATTGAATTAGAAAATCAGAAGTTCCTGGAATTGAATTTTGAAAATGAAATTTATATTACTGGAGAAAATCGTCAAAAAATTTGGCAAGTTTTTCGTAGTTTGTATTATTATTTCAACAAAAATCCAAAACTGACAACTAATGTTTATGGAGAGAATAAAATTGAGATTACTTGTGATGATGAAGCTGTTTCAATAAAGAATACTTTGCCGTTTTTTATTCATAATCGAGAAAGTATTTATCAACAAATGCTTTATAAGAAGGACACGCTACTCTTTGATTTCTTGAATAGTTTTGAAAATGATTTAGAGATTGATCGTTCAATTGAGCAACTAAATGATGAGTTATTGAAGATAGAAATTTTGTTACAACAACATCTAGATAATTATTCTAATAATCTTCAAAGTGAATTTTTGAATTTTTCTTATGCGGATTTACTTAAAGCCAAGTTATTTATGGGTTATAAAGAAAACGGATTAGATTATCCATTGGAATTCATGGATACAGAATTATTATTAGATGAGTTTTTGAACTTTTTGAAGTTTCGATTGGAGAATACGGGGCTGCCAGTTTGGTTGATACTTTATAATCTAGATAGTTTTATTAGTTCTAAAGACATTGAGTCACTTTTAATTGAAGTTAAAAAGTTAGTAAGAGAATACGATCTAAAGTTAATTTATTTGGGAAATGATTTGAATAATGTACCGCTTGATGCTAGTGAAATGGATAATGTTGTAATATCTACCAATGAATTTCATCAGTTGTTACCAATTGACGAACTAATAAAGTCGATTCAGTTATATTATCCAAATGATTTGCAGTTATCAAAAGATGAAATTGCACATTCTTTAAAGAGAATTTTTTCTTTGATTGGAAGTACTGAAAAAGTTTTTATATCTAATCAAGATTTGGTATTATTAAAGGTAATGAATGAGATTTTAGGATATGAGACGTCATATGATTTAAGAACTCAATCGTTAACAGATGCAGAAGCCAAATTTTTGGAAGATTAA
- the tsaD gene encoding tRNA (adenosine(37)-N6)-threonylcarbamoyltransferase complex transferase subunit TsaD yields the protein MSFESSCDETSVAVIKNGKEILSNIIATQIKSHQRFGGVVPEVASRHHVEEITKCINLALDEAKVSYEDLDAVAVTYGPGLVGALLIGIMAAKTVAFAHNLPLIKVNHLAGHIYSANFVTELQYPFMSLLVSGGHTELVLVTAPGVFKTLGDTRDDAVGEAYDKIGRVLGINYPAGKKVDQMAAVGKDTFDFPRAMVQEDNLDFSFSGLKSAFINTVHHADQIHEELNKDDLAASFQGAVLDILSNKTFRALKQHPVKQLIVGGGVSANQGLRKRLAKDIKDKNLDMELVFPPLRLCGDNAAMIGAMAQIQFDKGDFAELDLNADPSLDFDME from the coding sequence ATGTCATTTGAAAGTAGCTGTGATGAAACTAGTGTCGCTGTTATTAAAAATGGTAAGGAAATATTATCAAATATAATTGCGACCCAAATTAAGAGTCACCAACGTTTCGGAGGCGTGGTACCAGAAGTTGCCAGTCGTCATCACGTTGAAGAAATCACTAAGTGTATCAATTTGGCTTTAGATGAAGCAAAAGTTAGCTATGAAGATTTGGACGCTGTGGCTGTTACTTATGGACCAGGTTTAGTCGGAGCTTTGTTGATTGGTATCATGGCTGCTAAGACAGTTGCCTTTGCCCATAATTTGCCATTGATCAAAGTTAACCACTTGGCAGGACACATCTATTCAGCCAATTTCGTGACTGAGTTGCAATATCCATTCATGTCCTTGTTGGTTTCTGGTGGACACACTGAATTAGTATTAGTTACAGCTCCCGGAGTTTTCAAGACTCTTGGTGATACTCGTGACGATGCTGTTGGAGAAGCTTATGACAAAATTGGTCGAGTTCTAGGAATCAACTATCCAGCAGGTAAAAAGGTTGACCAAATGGCCGCTGTTGGTAAAGATACCTTTGATTTTCCACGTGCCATGGTGCAAGAAGATAATTTGGACTTCAGTTTCAGTGGTTTGAAGAGTGCCTTCATTAATACCGTTCACCACGCTGACCAAATTCATGAAGAATTGAACAAAGATGACCTAGCTGCAAGTTTTCAAGGTGCCGTTTTGGATATCTTGAGTAACAAGACTTTCCGTGCTCTAAAGCAACATCCAGTTAAGCAATTGATTGTTGGTGGAGGAGTTTCAGCTAACCAAGGTTTGAGAAAACGTTTGGCAAAAGATATCAAAGACAAGAATTTGGATATGGAATTAGTCTTTCCACCATTGAGACTTTGTGGTGATAACGCCGCAATGATTGGTGCTATGGCTCAGATTCAATTTGATAAAGGCGACTTTGCGGAATTGGATTTGAACGCTGATCCTAGTTTAGATTTTGATATGGAATAA
- the cas1 gene encoding type II CRISPR-associated endonuclease Cas1 gives MAWRIVHIKEGDVLRLRLDNLEVLKRDNKVFIPLSDITMVVLEGNRTMLTTKLMSRMSQSNVGLVICDDKYLPVGIYLPYGQYHHYSKRVIKQSSWSDEQKGIIWQEVIGQKMHNQLAFAQYSGVENERLELMEDLIDDLQVGDTTNREGHVAKVYFDSLYGKSFTRNDDCLINAAMNFGYAILRSCMARIVVGNGLVTMLGIFHRNEFNSFNLVDDLMEPYRPLMDYWVNENVLDDKEYLSYESRLKIIEFMNQKIRINNKKMTINNSMQEYVQSFISAIDETDPSLVIKIGLNNFVGEES, from the coding sequence ATGGCTTGGAGAATTGTTCATATCAAGGAAGGGGATGTTCTAAGACTTCGTTTAGATAATTTAGAAGTTTTGAAGCGAGATAATAAAGTCTTTATTCCGCTATCCGATATCACGATGGTAGTTTTGGAAGGTAATCGAACCATGTTGACGACCAAATTAATGTCACGGATGAGTCAGAGTAATGTTGGCTTGGTAATTTGTGATGATAAGTATTTGCCAGTAGGAATCTATTTGCCTTATGGACAGTACCATCACTACTCTAAAAGAGTGATTAAGCAATCTTCTTGGAGTGATGAACAAAAAGGAATCATTTGGCAAGAAGTTATAGGACAAAAGATGCATAATCAATTAGCTTTTGCCCAATACAGTGGTGTCGAAAACGAACGTTTAGAATTGATGGAGGATTTGATTGATGATTTGCAAGTTGGTGATACGACTAATCGTGAAGGACATGTAGCTAAAGTTTATTTTGATTCATTATATGGCAAAAGCTTTACTAGAAATGACGATTGTTTGATTAATGCAGCGATGAATTTTGGTTATGCAATACTCCGTTCTTGTATGGCTCGAATTGTGGTTGGCAATGGTTTGGTCACGATGCTTGGTATCTTTCATCGAAATGAGTTTAATAGTTTTAACTTAGTTGATGACTTAATGGAACCTTATCGACCGTTGATGGATTATTGGGTCAATGAAAACGTGCTAGATGATAAAGAATACTTGAGTTACGAATCGAGGTTGAAAATTATTGAATTTATGAATCAAAAAATCAGAATCAATAATAAGAAGATGACGATTAATAATTCGATGCAGGAGTACGTTCAAAGTTTCATCAGTGCTATTGACGAAACTGATCCTAGTTTAGTTATAAAGATTGGACTAAATAATTTTGTGGGAGAGGAAAGTTGA
- the rimI gene encoding ribosomal protein S18-alanine N-acetyltransferase yields MFPMLKKFKSFFTSNKTPKFDFEEKVVTVEDQKFVLRKAVQTDDIQYMQIQETIYPIPVPWPIDIVKMEIDNKNALYLSLVHREKVVAFIGISLSDKSESHITNLAVHVDYQNMGIGHLLLNQAFSYCRQRNFEKMSLEVDVTNKPALALYEAFGFKTKTVHKKYYFRNHHDALEMMVDL; encoded by the coding sequence ATGTTTCCTATGTTGAAGAAGTTTAAGAGTTTTTTTACTAGTAATAAAACTCCGAAATTTGATTTTGAAGAGAAGGTAGTGACGGTTGAAGATCAGAAGTTTGTTTTGAGAAAAGCAGTTCAAACTGACGATATTCAATATATGCAAATTCAAGAGACCATCTATCCCATTCCGGTTCCATGGCCTATCGATATTGTAAAAATGGAGATCGACAACAAAAATGCCTTATATTTGTCACTTGTTCATCGAGAAAAAGTTGTGGCATTTATTGGTATTTCTTTGAGTGACAAGAGTGAATCGCACATTACTAATTTGGCAGTTCACGTTGATTATCAAAATATGGGTATTGGACATTTGTTGTTGAATCAAGCCTTTAGTTATTGTCGCCAGCGTAATTTTGAAAAAATGTCATTAGAAGTTGACGTTACTAATAAGCCAGCTTTGGCATTATATGAAGCTTTTGGTTTCAAGACTAAGACCGTTCATAAAAAGTATTATTTTAGAAATCATCACGACGCTTTGGAAATGATGGTTGATTTGTAA
- a CDS encoding ACT domain-containing protein, which translates to MKAILTVIGHDHVGIVAKVSNKLAELNVNIIDISQTLMHENFTMMMMVTLDNSTQFDTVQKELASLGQETGLDIRIQRQEIFDAIQKL; encoded by the coding sequence ATGAAGGCAATTTTGACAGTAATTGGTCATGATCACGTTGGTATCGTGGCTAAAGTTTCAAATAAGTTGGCTGAATTGAACGTTAATATTATTGATATTTCGCAAACTTTGATGCACGAGAATTTTACAATGATGATGATGGTAACACTCGATAACTCAACTCAATTTGACACGGTTCAAAAAGAGTTAGCTAGTCTTGGTCAAGAAACTGGTTTGGATATTCGCATTCAACGTCAAGAAATTTTCGATGCGATTCAAAAACTTTAG
- the cas2 gene encoding CRISPR-associated endonuclease Cas2, which produces MFDLPVDTPQERRQYRIFRKELLRNGFTMLQYSVYYRAVQNRAAGKRYETAIKSFLPVHGEVRLVSVSEKQFNDMQILVGSRSNQETIVGSKELVII; this is translated from the coding sequence ATGTTTGATTTACCTGTTGATACTCCGCAAGAACGTCGTCAATATCGTATTTTCCGTAAAGAACTATTGAGAAATGGTTTCACAATGTTGCAATATTCTGTCTATTATCGTGCGGTTCAAAATCGTGCTGCTGGTAAAAGATATGAAACGGCCATTAAAAGCTTTCTACCCGTACATGGAGAAGTGAGATTAGTTTCGGTCAGTGAGAAGCAATTCAATGATATGCAGATCTTAGTCGGTTCTAGAAGTAATCAGGAAACCATAGTCGGCAGTAAAGAGTTGGTGATCATATGA
- a CDS encoding ISL3 family transposase translates to MVSQDNSILCALDIKDNNIKNVSVKDSKIKKHGVIKHIKVVNAELSYSLHRCPQCGMNTLVKNGKRTTNARLASFNGIEYHLVLRKQRFLCRNCGSTCGAHSDLLIKNHTMTKQIKNRIFSMAKESFTLSSIAKVIGISANTVSRILYSNTKIPNRCAHLPENLCFDEFRSVKNIFTFIAIDADTHRLVELIHDRLSKTITEHFINNYSLSERQAVKTVSIDLNANYQLVVHRIFPNARIVVDRFHIVQLCSRALDQVRINSLKKLPDKKSRIYKAMKSDWRLYHLPEEDVDDTHIKFIVGINEFTTIQNVIDIATDEIPIFKEAYGTYQSIQRSIRYHDINLLQETTSGYKRNGTAMDTAITTLRKNINYVKNSCLLPYSNGPLEGTIGKIKKLKRNSYGFRNLEHFIKRIRLICA, encoded by the coding sequence ATGGTGTCCCAAGACAATTCTATACTATGTGCGCTAGACATAAAAGACAATAATATAAAAAATGTTTCAGTAAAAGATTCCAAAATAAAAAAACATGGTGTTATAAAACACATCAAAGTGGTGAATGCTGAACTATCTTATTCTTTACATAGGTGCCCTCAATGTGGAATGAATACACTAGTTAAAAATGGTAAAAGAACCACTAATGCAAGATTAGCTAGCTTTAATGGTATCGAGTACCACCTAGTACTAAGAAAGCAACGATTCCTGTGTAGGAACTGTGGAAGCACCTGCGGTGCCCACAGTGATCTATTGATAAAAAATCATACTATGACCAAACAGATTAAGAATAGAATCTTTTCCATGGCTAAAGAATCATTTACTCTGTCATCAATAGCTAAAGTCATCGGTATTTCAGCCAATACTGTAAGTAGGATTTTATATAGTAATACCAAAATTCCTAATAGATGTGCGCATTTGCCAGAAAATCTTTGTTTTGATGAGTTTAGATCCGTAAAAAATATTTTTACATTTATCGCCATCGATGCGGATACGCATCGGTTGGTCGAATTGATACATGACAGACTGTCTAAAACAATAACTGAACACTTTATAAATAATTACAGCTTATCGGAACGACAAGCCGTAAAAACCGTATCAATCGACTTAAATGCCAACTATCAATTAGTCGTTCATCGTATATTCCCCAATGCTCGCATTGTCGTAGATAGATTTCATATAGTTCAACTTTGTAGTAGAGCCTTGGATCAAGTACGTATCAATTCTTTAAAAAAATTGCCTGATAAAAAATCTCGTATATATAAAGCGATGAAATCTGATTGGCGTCTATATCATCTTCCAGAGGAAGATGTAGACGATACTCATATAAAATTTATTGTCGGCATAAATGAATTTACGACTATTCAAAATGTCATCGATATAGCTACTGATGAAATACCAATTTTCAAGGAAGCTTATGGTACTTATCAGAGTATTCAAAGATCAATAAGATATCATGACATAAATCTACTTCAAGAAACTACTTCTGGATATAAAAGAAATGGGACTGCAATGGATACAGCCATTACAACGTTACGAAAAAACATAAATTATGTGAAAAATAGTTGCTTATTGCCATATTCCAATGGTCCTCTAGAGGGCACCATTGGAAAGATAAAGAAACTAAAAAGAAATTCTTATGGCTTTAGAAATCTTGAACACTTTATTAAAAGAATAAGACTGATTTGTGCATAG